One genomic segment of Kiritimatiella glycovorans includes these proteins:
- the rsmI gene encoding 16S rRNA (cytidine(1402)-2'-O)-methyltransferase, which produces MDRGLYIIGTPIGNLDDFSPRGCEVLGAADVVFAEDTRRVRKLLSRFELKTPAVSCHRFNEASRVEAVLGRIRDDGEAVALVSDSGMPSVSDPGARVVRACREAGLFVTCIPGPTAVSTALALSGFGDRGHVFAGFPPRKPAKRRRELERWKDTELPVVFYESPYRIFSLLKDVAAVCGDHRTVFFARELTKLYEETRLAEAAELRDALADRKLKGECVLILGPENS; this is translated from the coding sequence ATGGATAGAGGACTGTACATTATAGGGACGCCGATCGGGAATCTGGACGATTTCTCGCCCCGCGGGTGCGAGGTGCTGGGGGCGGCGGACGTGGTCTTTGCCGAGGACACGCGGCGGGTGCGGAAACTGCTGTCACGCTTTGAGCTGAAGACCCCCGCCGTGAGCTGCCACCGGTTCAACGAGGCCTCCAGGGTCGAGGCGGTGCTGGGTCGCATTCGGGACGACGGCGAGGCCGTGGCGCTGGTCAGCGACTCCGGGATGCCTTCGGTCTCCGACCCGGGCGCGCGCGTGGTCCGCGCCTGCAGGGAGGCGGGCCTCTTCGTGACCTGCATCCCCGGGCCCACCGCCGTGAGCACGGCCCTGGCCCTGAGCGGGTTCGGCGACCGCGGACACGTGTTCGCGGGATTCCCGCCGCGCAAGCCCGCGAAGCGCCGGCGCGAGCTGGAACGCTGGAAGGATACGGAACTTCCGGTGGTGTTCTACGAATCGCCGTACCGGATCTTCTCGCTTCTCAAGGACGTGGCCGCGGTGTGCGGCGATCACCGCACGGTCTTTTTCGCCCGCGAACTGACCAAGCTCTACGAAGAGACCCGGCTCGCCGAAGCCGCGGAACTGCGCGACGCACTCGCAGACCGCAAGCTCAAGGGTGAGTGCGTACTCATCCTGGGGCCGGAAAATTCATGA
- the grpE gene encoding nucleotide exchange factor GrpE, which yields MTAKKKTSSKKKKDAEEAVQEEARADAGQASAAGEPAADAAEQGDAAGAQQKEAEEMRDRYLRLQADFENFRKRTNRERGEMVRRANEDLLGELLPVLDHFEIGLKTARDHQSDEAVVEGFQLVYDQFQQTLRKFGVEPVDAEGEKFDPGVHEAMSHLPSPDHEEGQVTHQVRRGYRLADRVIRPAQVVVSSGPPEEKPEEEP from the coding sequence ATGACCGCTAAAAAGAAGACCTCATCGAAAAAGAAGAAAGACGCGGAAGAGGCCGTGCAGGAAGAGGCGCGCGCGGATGCCGGGCAGGCATCCGCTGCCGGGGAACCCGCCGCGGACGCCGCGGAACAGGGGGATGCGGCCGGGGCGCAGCAGAAGGAAGCCGAAGAGATGCGCGACCGCTATCTGCGGCTGCAGGCCGACTTCGAGAATTTCCGCAAACGCACCAACCGCGAGCGGGGCGAGATGGTTCGCCGGGCGAACGAGGACCTGCTCGGGGAGCTGCTCCCCGTGCTCGATCATTTTGAGATCGGGCTCAAGACCGCACGCGATCACCAGTCCGACGAAGCGGTCGTCGAAGGGTTCCAGCTCGTCTACGATCAGTTTCAGCAGACGCTCCGCAAGTTCGGCGTGGAGCCGGTCGACGCCGAAGGAGAAAAGTTCGACCCCGGCGTGCACGAGGCCATGAGCCACCTGCCCTCGCCGGATCACGAAGAGGGTCAGGTCACGCACCAGGTGCGGCGCGGCTACCGGCTCGCCGACCGCGTCATCCGGCCGGCCCAGGTGGTCGTCTCCAGCGGCCCCCCTGAAGAGAAGCCCGAAGAGGAACCGTAA
- a CDS encoding Gfo/Idh/MocA family protein: protein MDKVRVGVIGVGSLGRHHARIYSEMDEAELVGICDADRERAAAMAEKLGTQVLDGVDGLAEACDAVSVAVPTDLHRQVAGRLIEQGCHVLVEKPIAASTSEARELVRLSQQHGVMLQVGHIERFNPVLGYLEQQLAETPPRFIEAHRLAPYPPAREGAVPRGTEVSVVLDLMIHDLEVILHLVRSPLSDLRAVGVPVLSPTEDISNARLEFENGCVANVTSSRISPEQMRKIRVFTSDSYISLDYKKQAGEIYRRGEGRIERESVPVEKGDQLTRELRAFTACVAARGRPQVSGEEAYEALKLAVRVIESGQRTEMSRAQTESPDRGRG from the coding sequence ATGGATAAGGTGCGGGTGGGTGTGATCGGTGTGGGGAGCCTGGGACGCCATCACGCCCGGATCTATTCCGAAATGGACGAGGCCGAGCTGGTCGGAATCTGCGACGCCGACCGCGAAAGGGCCGCGGCCATGGCGGAGAAACTGGGCACTCAGGTTCTGGACGGAGTGGACGGGCTGGCGGAGGCCTGCGATGCCGTCAGCGTGGCCGTGCCCACGGACCTTCACCGGCAGGTGGCCGGACGCCTGATCGAACAGGGGTGCCATGTGCTGGTGGAGAAGCCGATCGCGGCCTCCACCTCGGAGGCCCGGGAACTCGTGCGCCTCTCCCAGCAGCACGGCGTCATGCTGCAGGTCGGCCACATCGAACGCTTCAACCCGGTGCTCGGATATCTCGAACAGCAGCTCGCCGAGACCCCGCCGCGGTTCATCGAAGCCCATCGACTCGCGCCGTATCCCCCCGCGCGCGAGGGCGCCGTGCCGCGCGGGACGGAGGTGAGCGTGGTGCTCGACCTGATGATCCACGACCTGGAGGTCATCCTGCACCTCGTCCGCTCTCCGCTCTCCGATCTGCGCGCCGTGGGGGTTCCGGTGCTGAGTCCCACCGAGGACATCTCCAACGCCCGGCTGGAATTTGAAAACGGTTGCGTTGCCAATGTCACCTCGAGCCGCATCAGTCCGGAGCAGATGCGTAAAATCCGTGTCTTTACGTCCGACAGTTATATTTCGCTCGATTATAAGAAGCAGGCAGGCGAGATCTACCGCCGCGGGGAAGGTCGGATCGAGCGCGAGTCCGTTCCCGTCGAAAAGGGCGACCAGCTGACGCGGGAACTGCGCGCCTTCACCGCATGCGTCGCCGCGCGCGGCCGCCCGCAGGTGAGCGGGGAGGAGGCCTACGAGGCGTTGAAGCTGGCGGTGCGGGTGATCGAAAGCGGACAGCGGACGGAGATGTCACGCGCCCAAACGGAGAGCCCTGATCGTGGCCGAGGATAA
- a CDS encoding ROK family protein, translating to MAIAGIDIGGTKTAAAVGDEQGTLLDAVRVPTDPGDGEDTLRRLTELIDPLIRRHAPDGLKAVGVSAPGPLDCHGQRMLTSPNMDWSGLHLGSLLRERFDAPVYMNNDANAAALAEWMFGACAGADPFIYLTMSTGIGGGIISSGRILQGVNDNAGEIGHITLELDGLPCSCGLKGCFEAYCGGRATADRLRAEIVDRHIDTLILEEAGGDPARISMREFSAAVRRRDPYALERWDEYMERMAQGVGSILMAFNPAAAVLGTIAMHEEDLVMDDLRARLKAYTWKPVYDGCRLEVTRLDRLGERGALAVALAGLSGTQHV from the coding sequence ATGGCAATTGCAGGCATTGATATTGGCGGGACCAAAACAGCGGCCGCGGTGGGCGACGAGCAGGGCACGCTTCTGGATGCCGTGCGGGTGCCGACCGACCCCGGGGACGGCGAGGATACCCTTCGCAGGCTCACGGAACTCATTGACCCCCTGATCCGCCGCCACGCGCCGGACGGGCTGAAGGCGGTCGGCGTCTCCGCGCCGGGCCCGCTCGACTGCCACGGGCAGCGGATGCTCACAAGCCCCAACATGGACTGGTCCGGGCTGCACCTCGGTTCACTGCTCAGGGAGCGCTTCGACGCGCCCGTCTACATGAACAACGACGCCAACGCCGCGGCGCTGGCGGAGTGGATGTTCGGCGCGTGCGCGGGAGCCGATCCGTTCATCTACCTGACCATGAGCACCGGCATCGGCGGAGGCATCATCTCCTCCGGCCGTATCCTGCAGGGAGTCAACGACAACGCCGGAGAGATCGGTCACATCACGCTGGAACTCGACGGTCTGCCCTGTTCCTGCGGGCTGAAAGGGTGTTTCGAGGCCTACTGCGGCGGGCGCGCCACGGCCGACCGGCTGCGCGCGGAGATCGTCGACCGCCATATCGATACGCTGATCCTCGAAGAGGCGGGCGGGGATCCGGCGCGCATCTCCATGCGCGAGTTTTCCGCGGCCGTGCGCCGCCGGGACCCGTACGCGCTCGAGCGGTGGGACGAGTACATGGAACGGATGGCCCAGGGCGTCGGTTCGATCCTGATGGCCTTCAACCCGGCCGCCGCCGTGCTGGGCACGATCGCCATGCATGAAGAGGATCTGGTGATGGACGACCTGCGGGCCAGGCTCAAGGCGTATACCTGGAAGCCCGTCTACGACGGGTGTCGGCTCGAGGTCACCCGCCTCGACCGGCTGGGTGAACGCGGCGCGCTGGCCGTGGCCCTGGCGGGCCTCTCCGGGACGCAGCATGTCTGA
- a CDS encoding PP2C family protein-serine/threonine phosphatase: MNAELVSIWFYRVFSPLLLAALLFLAYRLYRHIARLRGQRDELLQSKNTVYEFLHDMGDMFSDAERYDIQEMMDKALYYATRTCKARSGAVYLLDEDRDLLKARAQAGVFPPLHDEHGMEGGQAILKSRRIEESVQSYAFALGEGLVGDVAVRGHSILLEDAELDERVPRHRIDFLRIHTLMAVPMRFGRKTVGVVVLANRVDGAAFTRADLDLLQSLADQIAIPLHYMGLNEQLEQKRQLDRDLDVAHEIQRMLLPQRLPDIPGVKLAAFNHPAQVIGGDYYDFIRIDDRHLGIVIADVSGKGIGGAMIMSICRSVLRAKASLYLSPAETLAELNRLVTADLAEDMFVSMLYMVLDLDTRELVVARAGHERPLLLRNGESRWIDGPGIAIGLTNADIFETAIRDVREQLQPGDLLTAYTDGITEAMDSEDNEWGVERLEEAVQTAGPNGPDALLENIRQRLLRFVGDRPQNDDMTLLAFRVD; encoded by the coding sequence ATGAACGCGGAACTTGTGTCCATCTGGTTTTATCGCGTGTTCTCCCCGCTTCTGCTCGCCGCTCTGCTCTTTCTCGCCTATCGCCTCTACCGGCATATCGCCCGCCTGCGCGGCCAGCGCGACGAACTGCTGCAGAGCAAGAACACCGTCTACGAATTTCTGCACGACATGGGCGACATGTTTTCGGATGCGGAGCGCTACGACATCCAGGAGATGATGGATAAGGCGCTCTACTACGCCACGCGCACCTGCAAGGCCCGGTCCGGGGCCGTCTACCTCCTGGACGAGGATCGCGACCTGCTGAAGGCCCGGGCACAGGCCGGGGTTTTTCCCCCGCTCCACGATGAACACGGCATGGAGGGGGGGCAGGCGATCCTCAAGTCGCGGCGCATCGAGGAGAGCGTCCAGTCCTATGCGTTCGCCCTGGGCGAGGGCCTCGTCGGAGATGTCGCCGTCCGGGGTCACAGCATCCTGCTCGAAGACGCCGAGCTGGACGAACGGGTGCCCCGGCACCGGATCGATTTTCTCCGTATCCATACCCTCATGGCCGTTCCGATGCGTTTCGGGCGCAAGACGGTGGGGGTGGTGGTGCTCGCGAATCGCGTCGACGGAGCCGCCTTCACCCGCGCCGATCTCGATCTGCTGCAGTCGCTCGCGGATCAGATCGCCATCCCCCTGCACTACATGGGACTGAACGAGCAGCTCGAACAGAAGCGGCAGCTCGATCGCGACCTCGACGTCGCCCACGAAATCCAGCGCATGCTGCTTCCGCAGCGCCTCCCCGATATACCCGGCGTGAAGCTCGCGGCCTTCAACCACCCGGCCCAGGTCATCGGGGGCGATTACTACGACTTCATCCGCATCGACGACCGGCACCTGGGCATCGTGATCGCCGATGTCTCCGGCAAAGGAATCGGCGGCGCGATGATCATGTCCATCTGCCGCAGCGTGCTGCGTGCGAAGGCTTCGCTCTACCTCTCTCCCGCGGAGACGCTGGCGGAGCTGAATCGCCTGGTCACCGCCGATCTCGCCGAAGACATGTTCGTGAGCATGCTCTACATGGTGCTGGACCTCGATACGCGCGAACTCGTGGTCGCACGCGCGGGCCACGAGCGGCCGCTCCTGCTCCGCAACGGCGAGAGCCGCTGGATCGACGGACCCGGCATCGCCATCGGATTGACCAACGCCGATATCTTCGAGACGGCGATCCGCGATGTGCGCGAGCAGCTCCAGCCCGGCGATCTGCTGACGGCGTACACCGACGGCATCACCGAGGCAATGGATTCCGAGGATAACGAGTGGGGTGTGGAACGGCTCGAAGAGGCCGTCCAGACCGCCGGTCCGAACGGCCCCGACGCCCTGCTCGAGAATATCCGTCAACGGTTACTCCGGTTCGTCGGGGATCGCCCCCAGAACGACGACATGACGCTGCTCGCGTTCAGGGTGGACTGA
- the dnaJ gene encoding molecular chaperone DnaJ, whose amino-acid sequence MAETKRDYYEILGIDRNASADDIKKAYRKLAVKYHPDKNPGDHEAEEKFKEVSEAYEVLSDPEKKRRYDQFGHRAFQQGGGPGGAGGFGGFDFGGIDLEEALRTFMGATGGGGGGGIFEEFFGGGGRRRRRQEAARGADLRYDLEIDFEEAVLGSRRDLNLSLMDTCEHCRGGGAEPGSSRKPCPSCGGSGFVTSGGGLIQFRQTCPSCGGTGQVISNPCRECGGAGRVKTNKQVDLHIPAGVETGSRLRLTGRGEGGTHGGGSGDLYIILHVREHEFFRRHGQDIYCDVPVPFHVAALGGQIDVPTIHGMGKLKIPAGTQSGKVFRLKNRGIQDLRGHTYGDQHVRVYIEIPEKTGKDQERLLRELGDSIKPQQFTETRRVQKIARRFFERKDKLEKG is encoded by the coding sequence ATGGCTGAGACCAAAAGAGATTATTACGAGATCCTCGGCATCGACCGCAACGCCTCCGCCGACGACATCAAGAAGGCGTACCGCAAGCTCGCGGTAAAGTATCACCCGGACAAGAACCCGGGCGACCATGAGGCGGAAGAGAAATTCAAAGAGGTCTCCGAGGCCTACGAGGTGTTGAGCGATCCGGAGAAGAAACGCCGCTACGATCAGTTCGGTCACCGCGCCTTCCAGCAGGGCGGCGGTCCCGGCGGCGCCGGCGGCTTCGGAGGATTCGACTTCGGGGGGATCGATCTCGAAGAGGCCCTGCGCACCTTCATGGGCGCGACCGGCGGCGGGGGAGGCGGCGGCATCTTCGAGGAGTTCTTCGGCGGCGGAGGCCGACGGCGGCGTCGACAGGAGGCCGCGCGGGGCGCCGACCTCCGGTACGACCTGGAAATCGATTTTGAGGAAGCCGTGCTGGGTTCGCGGCGCGATCTGAACCTGAGCCTCATGGATACCTGCGAGCACTGCCGGGGCGGGGGCGCCGAGCCGGGCAGCTCGCGCAAGCCGTGTCCCTCCTGCGGCGGCAGCGGTTTCGTGACCTCGGGCGGCGGACTGATCCAGTTCCGCCAGACCTGCCCTTCCTGCGGAGGAACGGGACAGGTGATCTCGAATCCCTGCCGCGAGTGCGGCGGGGCCGGGCGCGTGAAGACGAATAAGCAGGTCGACCTCCATATTCCGGCCGGCGTGGAGACCGGGTCGCGGCTGCGGCTGACCGGAAGGGGCGAGGGCGGGACCCACGGCGGCGGGTCGGGCGACCTGTACATCATTCTCCATGTGCGCGAGCACGAATTCTTCCGCCGGCACGGACAGGATATCTATTGCGACGTGCCGGTACCGTTCCATGTGGCGGCCCTCGGAGGGCAGATCGACGTCCCCACGATTCACGGCATGGGCAAGCTCAAGATCCCGGCCGGTACGCAGAGCGGCAAGGTCTTCCGGCTCAAAAACCGCGGGATCCAGGACCTGCGCGGGCACACCTACGGCGATCAGCACGTCCGCGTCTACATCGAGATCCCGGAAAAGACCGGGAAGGACCAGGAACGGCTTCTGCGTGAACTCGGCGATTCGATCAAACCCCAGCAGTTCACCGAAACCCGGCGCGTGCAGAAGATCGCCCGGCGCTTCTTCGAGCGTAAAGACAAACTCGAAAAGGGGTAA
- a CDS encoding RsmE family RNA methyltransferase, which translates to MRIHCFAEPAEWEKERCTLPDRAAHHLSTVLRVRPGTRVTVFDGGGRAAKAEVIESSGSSVVLRVGERWTVPPPATRITLYLALPKGAALELVLQKAVELGTARVVPFEARRSVARLKPEQRRRKTGRWRTIVRNAAEQCGACRLTDVAEPAGFESALESARGEDRLLIGALEEERRPLREVLRESPAPESVGLMIGPEGDFTGEEVRAAIEAGAVPVCFGDRILRTETAALFGLSVLAYEFLHG; encoded by the coding sequence ATGCGTATTCACTGCTTCGCCGAACCCGCGGAGTGGGAAAAGGAGCGCTGCACCCTGCCGGACCGCGCCGCGCATCATCTGTCGACCGTGCTTCGCGTTCGACCGGGCACACGGGTGACGGTGTTCGACGGCGGGGGCCGCGCCGCGAAGGCGGAAGTGATCGAGAGTTCCGGATCTTCGGTGGTCCTCCGGGTGGGCGAACGCTGGACCGTGCCGCCGCCCGCCACGCGCATCACGCTCTACCTGGCCCTGCCGAAAGGCGCCGCCCTGGAACTCGTCCTGCAGAAAGCGGTCGAACTCGGAACGGCGCGGGTCGTGCCCTTCGAGGCGCGCCGCTCCGTGGCGCGCCTCAAACCGGAACAGCGCCGGCGGAAGACCGGCCGCTGGCGCACCATCGTGCGCAACGCGGCGGAACAGTGCGGGGCGTGCAGGCTGACGGACGTCGCCGAGCCGGCGGGATTCGAGTCGGCGCTCGAATCCGCGCGCGGCGAGGACCGGCTGCTGATCGGGGCGCTGGAGGAGGAGCGCCGCCCCCTCAGGGAAGTCCTGCGCGAGAGTCCGGCGCCGGAGTCCGTCGGACTGATGATCGGCCCGGAGGGTGATTTCACCGGCGAGGAAGTCCGCGCCGCGATCGAAGCAGGGGCGGTCCCGGTCTGTTTCGGCGATCGCATCCTGCGCACGGAGACCGCCGCGCTTTTCGGTCTCAGCGTCCTCGCCTATGAATTCCTTCACGGTTAG
- a CDS encoding Maf family protein, translating into MSEHLAELELVLASGSPRRRRMLKQLGLNFRVAVPAIDEAALAGEGPEAHALRLAAEKARAVAAPGNAVVLAADTVVAHRGDILGKPSGGREAAAMLRRLSGRTHRVITGVCILAGAREQTFSVSTEVEFKTLTAAEIERYVRTGEPMDKAGAYGIQGGAAPMVRAIRGSYTNVVGLPLCEVVEGLEEAQKRDGPRKGTKGFFADFCGGAVRGRGGMEDDKRS; encoded by the coding sequence ATGTCTGAGCATCTTGCGGAACTCGAACTCGTGCTCGCGAGCGGTTCGCCCCGGCGGCGCCGTATGCTCAAACAGCTCGGCCTGAACTTCAGGGTCGCGGTTCCGGCGATCGACGAGGCGGCGCTCGCCGGAGAGGGGCCCGAAGCGCACGCCCTCCGGCTCGCCGCAGAGAAGGCGCGCGCGGTCGCGGCTCCAGGGAATGCGGTCGTGCTGGCGGCGGATACCGTGGTCGCTCACCGCGGAGATATCCTCGGCAAGCCCTCCGGCGGGCGGGAGGCCGCGGCGATGCTCCGCCGGCTCTCCGGCCGCACCCATCGCGTGATCACGGGCGTGTGTATCCTCGCCGGAGCACGCGAACAAACATTCTCCGTGTCTACGGAGGTCGAATTCAAAACCCTGACGGCGGCAGAGATCGAGCGCTATGTCCGCACCGGCGAGCCGATGGACAAGGCGGGGGCGTACGGCATTCAGGGCGGCGCGGCGCCGATGGTCCGCGCGATTCGCGGATCGTATACCAACGTCGTGGGCCTCCCGCTCTGCGAGGTCGTCGAAGGCCTCGAAGAGGCGCAGAAAAGGGACGGGCCACGAAAAGGCACAAAAGGGTTCTTCGCAGATTTTTGTGGTGGAGCCGTTCGGGGAAGAGGCGGGATGGAAGACGACAAACGTTCGTAG
- a CDS encoding STAS domain-containing protein: MNSETAKKNDEILACVEGDQACVEVRGRGTFKVSGSLKRFVDKEVREEGVRQVLIDFSHCVSMDSTFMGVLAGLSQRLRANRGHLILFNLSRKNRELLHTLGIDRVLELVEPEQVPSQSCSIDSGRPIYLNGNNEGREEQARIMLRAHRTLAELNEQNRDRFRNVIKFLSEDLDRMNHSG; this comes from the coding sequence ATGAATTCCGAAACCGCGAAAAAAAATGACGAGATACTGGCGTGCGTGGAGGGCGACCAGGCGTGTGTCGAGGTGCGCGGCCGCGGGACGTTCAAGGTGAGCGGAAGCCTCAAGCGTTTCGTGGACAAGGAAGTACGTGAAGAAGGCGTGCGCCAGGTGCTGATCGATTTTTCGCACTGCGTGAGCATGGACAGCACGTTCATGGGTGTGCTCGCGGGGCTTTCACAGCGGCTCCGGGCGAACCGGGGCCACCTCATCCTCTTCAATCTGTCCCGGAAGAATCGCGAACTGCTCCATACCCTCGGCATCGATCGCGTCCTGGAGCTGGTCGAACCCGAACAGGTTCCTTCGCAGAGCTGTTCCATAGATTCGGGACGTCCCATTTATCTCAACGGCAACAACGAAGGCCGCGAGGAACAGGCCCGGATCATGCTGCGCGCGCACCGCACGCTGGCCGAGCTGAACGAGCAGAACCGCGACCGCTTCCGTAACGTCATAAAATTCCTCAGTGAAGACCTCGACCGGATGAATCATTCCGGATAG
- a CDS encoding LpxI family protein — protein MSAEGHPEESPLAVIAGRGAYPLLLAESARRQGVPRIVVMAFRGETPRRIERSADETVWLRVGELEALLEALRSSGVKRAVMAGQIAPRNLFRVRMDRRARELLQRLPAWNAHTIFGAVVEELRAAGIEVEPAARYMEAHLAGRGTLTRRAPGEREARDIELGWEAAGRIGELDIGQTVVVKDGTILAVEAFEGTNRTLRRAGRLGGRGAVMIKRAKPGHDMRFDIPVLGVRTIRVLRRIRAGAVALEAGRAIMLEKEKVCAEADRAGLAIVVR, from the coding sequence ATGAGCGCTGAGGGGCATCCCGAGGAATCTCCGCTGGCCGTGATCGCGGGCAGGGGCGCCTATCCGTTGCTGCTGGCGGAGTCGGCACGCAGACAGGGCGTGCCGCGCATCGTCGTCATGGCCTTCCGGGGAGAGACGCCGCGTCGCATCGAACGCTCAGCCGACGAGACCGTCTGGCTGCGCGTGGGCGAACTGGAAGCCCTGCTGGAAGCCCTCCGGTCCAGCGGGGTGAAACGCGCCGTGATGGCCGGACAGATCGCGCCCCGCAACCTCTTCCGCGTGCGCATGGACCGCCGGGCCCGCGAGCTGCTTCAAAGGCTCCCGGCCTGGAACGCCCATACGATCTTCGGTGCGGTCGTCGAAGAGCTGCGCGCCGCGGGCATCGAGGTCGAACCGGCCGCCCGCTACATGGAAGCGCACCTCGCCGGGCGGGGTACGCTGACCCGCCGCGCGCCCGGGGAACGGGAAGCCCGCGATATCGAGCTGGGATGGGAGGCGGCCGGCCGGATCGGCGAGCTGGACATCGGGCAGACCGTGGTCGTAAAGGACGGGACAATCCTCGCCGTCGAGGCGTTCGAGGGCACGAACCGTACGCTCCGGCGCGCGGGCAGACTGGGCGGGCGGGGCGCGGTCATGATCAAACGCGCCAAGCCGGGCCACGATATGCGGTTCGATATCCCGGTGCTCGGCGTGCGGACCATTCGCGTGCTCCGCAGGATACGGGCCGGGGCGGTGGCCCTCGAGGCCGGCCGCGCGATTATGCTGGAGAAGGAAAAAGTGTGCGCCGAAGCCGACAGGGCCGGTCTGGCGATCGTGGTTCGCTGA